The Flavobacterium faecale genome has a segment encoding these proteins:
- the trxB gene encoding thioredoxin-disulfide reductase gives MSDTIEKIKCLIIGSGPAGYTAAIYAARANMNPVLYQGMQPGGQLTTTNEVENWPGNPEGITGPEMMIGLQAQAERFGTDVRDGWATKVDFSGGVHKVWINDQIELHCETVIISTGASAKYLGLASEQHYLQMGGGVSACAVCDGFFYRNQEVVIVGAGDSACEEAHYLSKLCKKVTMLVRSEKFRASKIMEERVRKTENISILMNHDTVEVLGDNQVVTGVRALNKTTAETFDIEATGFFVAIGHKPNTDIFTDFLNLDETGYIIGIPGTSKTNVEGVFVAGDAADHVYRQAITAAGTGCMAALDAERYLAAQE, from the coding sequence ATGTCTGATACTATCGAAAAAATCAAATGCCTTATTATAGGTTCTGGGCCAGCGGGCTATACTGCGGCTATATATGCAGCAAGAGCAAACATGAATCCGGTTTTATACCAAGGAATGCAACCCGGTGGACAATTGACTACGACTAATGAAGTAGAAAACTGGCCTGGTAATCCTGAAGGAATTACTGGACCTGAAATGATGATCGGATTACAAGCTCAAGCGGAGCGTTTTGGTACTGATGTTCGTGATGGATGGGCTACCAAAGTAGATTTTTCTGGTGGTGTTCATAAAGTTTGGATCAATGATCAAATCGAATTACACTGTGAAACGGTTATTATCTCAACTGGTGCTTCTGCAAAATATTTAGGATTAGCATCTGAGCAACACTACTTGCAAATGGGAGGTGGAGTTTCTGCTTGTGCTGTTTGTGATGGATTCTTTTATAGAAACCAAGAAGTGGTTATCGTAGGAGCTGGAGATTCTGCTTGTGAAGAGGCGCATTACCTTTCTAAACTTTGTAAAAAAGTAACAATGTTGGTGCGTAGCGAAAAGTTTAGAGCTTCTAAAATCATGGAAGAGCGTGTTCGTAAAACTGAAAATATTTCGATTTTGATGAATCACGATACGGTTGAAGTGCTAGGTGACAACCAAGTAGTAACAGGAGTGAGAGCGTTGAACAAAACAACTGCTGAAACTTTTGACATCGAAGCAACAGGATTTTTTGTTGCTATTGGTCACAAACCAAATACAGACATCTTCACAGATTTCCTTAATCTTGATGAAACAGGTTATATTATTGGTATCCCAGGTACCTCAAAAACAAATGTAGAAGGTGTTTTTGTAGCAGGTGATGCTGCAGATCATGTATACCGTCAGGCAATTACTGCTGCGGGTACTGGTTGTATGGCTGCACTTGATGCTGAGAGATATTTGGCAGCACAAGAGTAA